GCGATGGCGCGCGACATCGGCGGCGGGTATGTGCTGGTGACCGAACGCACCTACCAGCGCTTCTCGGTCGAGGAGCTCGATCAGCTCGCCTTCGAGCTCGACCGCTCGTTGCGCGAGACGCGCGGCGACCAGCCCCCGCTCGAGGATCTGGCGGCGATCCAGCTCCGCAACCGCAAGCTCCAGCGACTCACCGGGGCGCTCACGATGCTGCGCGGCTACCAGCAGCGGGTGCGCTCGCGCGCTCCGCGGCCGGCCGACGGGAAGCCGGGCGATCCCCGCTCCGGCAGCCGCTGAGACCCCGCCGAGATCCGACCTGCCAATGCTCGCGCTGCTCCGCCTCTGGGCCCCGCCGCTGCTCTCGGTGCTCACCGTCTATGCTTTCGATCGCGCGGCGGCGCGGCGCGGGCTCTCTCCTCCCGGCTTCGTCGACCCGCTGCGGCGCGCGCCGTTTCTCGTGCTGCTGGCGCTCGTCCTCGCCTTCGGCGTCTTCGCCGGCCTTGCCACGGTCGGCGTGTCCGAGTCGCCGGATTTCTCCGCCGTGCCGACGGCGCAGCTCTTCCTGCTCCACGTCCTCTTCCTGGTGACCCTGGCCTGCTGGTACGCGATGGGCTGGGGGGGATTCGCTCCCGCCGGAGGCTCTCACGCGCGCGAGCTGGCCTCCCAGCTCGGCTTGCGGGCGGTGCGCCTCGACGTCGAGCTGGGGATCGGGGTGCTGGCCGGTCTCGCCGGCTGGCTGGGAGTGCTGACCATCCTGGTCGGCGTCGGGTTGGTGATCTACGCCGTCGGCGGCCAGGGGGCGCTCCCCGAGGCGCCGCCGGCGGCGATCGTCTGGATCGCCGGACTTCCGGTGGCCCTGCGCCTCGCCCTGGCCCTGTCCGCGGGGGTCGTCGAGGAGCTCTTCTTCCGCGGATTCCTGCAACCTCGACTCGGGCTCGCCGGAGCGACCTGCCTCTTCGTGCTCGCCCACCTGAGCTACGACCAGCCGCTGATGCTCGTCGGGATCACCCTGCTGTCGCTCTTCTACGGCGCGCTGGTCATCTGGCGGCAGAGCCTCTGGGCGGCGATCGTCGCCCATGCCCTTTTCGACGCCGTGCAGCTGCTGGTGGTCATCCCTCTCGCGCTGCGCTTCGTCCCGGCAGGGGGAGGCGGCTGATGGGGCCGAGCGATGGTCTTCTGATGCGATTTCCCGGCCGGGGACTCTGCTAGACTGCCGCCCCGAAACGGGATTTCCGCATGACGGAACTTCAGTCGCGCGAGTACAACCTCGTCATCGCCAGCCGCTTCGAGAACATCGAGCTCGTTCAGGTGGTGATCGACGACGCGTTGCGCCAGGTGGCAGCGAACGACGACCAGCGGCACTGGATCGGTCTGGCGCTGCGCGAGGCGCTGGCGAATGCCATCAAGCACGGCAACCGCCAGGACGCGAGCCGGCAGGTGGAGGTCTCCGCCACGGTCTCCCCGGTGCAGGTCAAGATCCGGGTAATCGACCAGGGCGAGGGCTTCGATCCCGATCGGATCCGCGACCCGCTCGCGCCGGAGAACCGCTTCCGCGCGGACGGCCGGGGAATCTTCTACATGCGCCGGCTGATGGACGCCGTGGAGTTCGGCGCCGACGCCGGCGGTGGCACCGTGGTCGAACTGGTCAAGCATCTCGCCGCGCCCGCCGCGGACACCGCGTCGGGAAGCGGCGCAGTCCCGAAATCCGACACCAGCAATAGTTCCCCACAGGAGGGACGGTCATGAAGATCGACGTGCGCGAGCGCGAGGGCGTCCGGGTCCTCGACATCGAAGGCAAGATCACCATCGGCAAGGGCGACGTGGCGCTGCGCGAAGCGGTGCACGAGCAGCTCGGCAAGGGCGCGAGCAAGATGCTCATCAACCTCGCCGCGGTCTCGACGATCGACTCGTCCGGGGTGGGCGAGCTGGTCAGCGCGTTCACCACGGTCACCAACCGTGGCGGCAAGCTCAAACTGGTCAATCTGCCGGCGAAGGTCAACGACATCCTGCAGATCACTCAGCTGATCACCGTTTTCGAGACCTTCGAAAACGAGGAGGAGGCGCTCCGCTCGTTCTGAGCCGCGACGGCCTTTGAGCCCGATCGGCTCGTCAGCAGCACCCGATCTCGGTCCCTATCTGGCGGCCCTCGCCGAACGCGTCGAGCGACGGCTCGGTGAGCGGCTGCCTCGCGCCGAGGATCGGCCGAAGTCGGTCCATGCGGCGATGCGCTATGCCGCGACCGGACCCGGGAAGCGCCTGCGCCCCGTCCTGACGCTGGCCGTCGGGGAGATGCTCGGCGGCGGGCGCGATGCGGCCGCCGAGGACCTGGCGGTGGCCGTCGAGCTGGTGCACGCCTCGTCGCTGGTCCTCGACGACCTTCCGGCGATGGACGACGCCGACCGACGACGTGGACGGGCGACGACCCACAAGGTCTTCGGCGAGGCGATCGCGCTGCTCGCCGCCTTCGGGCTGCTCAACCGGGCGTTCGCCCTGGTCGCCGAAGCCGGCCAGCGGCTGCGCCTCAGCCGCTACACCCCCGAGGATCTGGTGCATCATCTCGCCCTGGCGATCGGGTCCGAAGGGCTGATCGGCGGACAGGCGCTCGACCTCGAGGCCGTCGCCGGACCGCCCGCTCTCGAACGGCTCGAGTACATCCACAGCCACAAGACCGGCGCGCTGTTCTTGGCGGCCGCCGAGCTCGGCGCGATGGCGGCCGACGCGCGTCGTCGCGACCTCGAGGCGGTCGGGGCCTATGCCAAGAACCTCGGACTGGCGTTTCAGATCACCGACGACCTCGTCGACGTGCTGTCGACGCCGGAAGAGGCCGGCAAGGACACCGGCAAGGACGTCGGCAAGGTGACCTTCGTCGGCCTGCTCGGCGTCGACGGTGCCCGCGCCCTCGCCGCCGAGCTGCTGGACTTCGCCGTGGCGGCGCTCGAGCCGCTGGGGCGGCGCGCCGACCCGCTGCGCGTGCTCGCGCGCTACGTGCTCGGGAGGCGGCGGTGAGCTCGCCCGCCGAGCTCGAGGCGGTGCGCGAGGAGCTGCGGCGGCTCGGTTACCTCTCTCGCCGTCTCGACCGCTTCCTCCTGCAGGACGGGCTGCGCCCGCGGGGCGGGCTGGGCGCCTGGCTGCGCCTGGCCGGCAAGGTCGGCCTGACCGCGGGCGGCGGCCTGGCGCTGGTGGCCTCCGGCGGCCTGGCGCTCGCCAACGGCAGCCTGGCGGCGGCGCCGGCGGACCCGGCGGTGCTCTTTCTCCACCTCGTCGTCCCGCTCGGCCTGGCGGCGGCCGCCCTGTTCCTGGCCCTCGCCGGGGCGCTCGCGGCCGCGCTGCGCTGGCTCCCGGTGCGGCGGTTCGAAGCGGTGCCGACGGCGCTCGCCGCGGCGGTGGCGGGCGCGCTCGCCGGGGCGGGGCTCTGGCAGGCCTGGGGCCATCTCCGGTCGCTGCCCCGCCCGCAGGTGGCCCTGGCGCTCGTCGCCGGCCTGGCGGCGGCGGCCGGCCTCGCCGCGCTCCTCGACCGCGCGCTGCTCGCCCTGGCCATCGGCATGACGCGACACGCTCCGGCGGGGCGGCGACTCTCGCCGCGTCGTCTCGCGCTCGCGGCGCTGCTGCTGGCCGTGGCGCTCGCCCTGCCGCTTCTCCTGAGCGCCCGGCAGGTTCCGGCCACGCCGGTCGCCTCGCTGCCGATGGCGCCGGGGGACCGGGTGCTGCTGCTGGCCGTCGATGGCGTGCTGCCCGGCGAGCTCGACTACCTCCTCGCCCGCGGGGAGCTGCCGACGCTCGCCGAGCTGGCGGCGGCCGGCTCCGGCTGGCGGCCCTACCGTCGCCCCGCGATGGTGCCAGCCACTTTCTGGACCGGGGTCGCCACCGGGGTCGCCCCGGCCGCCCACGGCGTGGTGGCGCTCGACGCCGTCGAGCCGCTCGGCGTCAGCGTGCCCCTCGCCCGCCTCGGTCCGACGCGCGCGGTCTGGCGATTCTGGTCGGAGCCGCTCGGTCTCGCGGTGGTGCGCCCGCTGCTCGCCGGCCGGCGCCGGGCGGCGGCCCTCTGGGAGCTGGCGTCGCGGGGCGGCGCCCCGGTGCTGGCGGTCAACTGGTGGGCGACGTTCCCCGCCGAGCCGCTGCCCGGTCTCGTCGTGGCCCACGGCGCGCGGCAGCTCCTCGCCGAGGGCGCGGTCGGGGCGGTGGCGCCGGAGGAGCGCGGACCGGGACTCGCGGCGCTCGCGGCGGACACGAGCGCCGACCCGGCGTCGCTCGCCGCGCTGCGGGCGCTCGGCGAGCCGGAGC
This genomic window from Holophagales bacterium contains:
- a CDS encoding polyprenyl synthetase family protein — its product is MSPIGSSAAPDLGPYLAALAERVERRLGERLPRAEDRPKSVHAAMRYAATGPGKRLRPVLTLAVGEMLGGGRDAAAEDLAVAVELVHASSLVLDDLPAMDDADRRRGRATTHKVFGEAIALLAAFGLLNRAFALVAEAGQRLRLSRYTPEDLVHHLALAIGSEGLIGGQALDLEAVAGPPALERLEYIHSHKTGALFLAAAELGAMAADARRRDLEAVGAYAKNLGLAFQITDDLVDVLSTPEEAGKDTGKDVGKVTFVGLLGVDGARALAAELLDFAVAALEPLGRRADPLRVLARYVLGRRR
- a CDS encoding ATP-binding protein, with protein sequence MTELQSREYNLVIASRFENIELVQVVIDDALRQVAANDDQRHWIGLALREALANAIKHGNRQDASRQVEVSATVSPVQVKIRVIDQGEGFDPDRIRDPLAPENRFRADGRGIFYMRRLMDAVEFGADAGGGTVVELVKHLAAPAADTASGSGAVPKSDTSNSSPQEGRS
- a CDS encoding alkaline phosphatase family protein, with the translated sequence MSSPAELEAVREELRRLGYLSRRLDRFLLQDGLRPRGGLGAWLRLAGKVGLTAGGGLALVASGGLALANGSLAAAPADPAVLFLHLVVPLGLAAAALFLALAGALAAALRWLPVRRFEAVPTALAAAVAGALAGAGLWQAWGHLRSLPRPQVALALVAGLAAAAGLAALLDRALLALAIGMTRHAPAGRRLSPRRLALAALLLAVALALPLLLSARQVPATPVASLPMAPGDRVLLLAVDGVLPGELDYLLARGELPTLAELAAAGSGWRPYRRPAMVPATFWTGVATGVAPAAHGVVALDAVEPLGVSVPLARLGPTRAVWRFWSEPLGLAVVRPLLAGRRRAAALWELASRGGAPVLAVNWWATFPAEPLPGLVVAHGARQLLAEGAVGAVAPEERGPGLAALAADTSADPASLAALRALGEPERARIAGMALAPDALYRRVLADEVGGRPRVAALYLPGLDIAAEGWSGGDLAFADLLRAELAAADRLLADGGGFDTVAVIVDPGRRGAVGEGRAMLWRRAGCGGPARPAVEVWQVEAVTAALFRAAGLPQSAELPEPVAACRWPEPPARVPTYGGRPAGAPRPASDAEYLKSLRALGYL
- a CDS encoding CPBP family intramembrane metalloprotease, which codes for MLALLRLWAPPLLSVLTVYAFDRAAARRGLSPPGFVDPLRRAPFLVLLALVLAFGVFAGLATVGVSESPDFSAVPTAQLFLLHVLFLVTLACWYAMGWGGFAPAGGSHARELASQLGLRAVRLDVELGIGVLAGLAGWLGVLTILVGVGLVIYAVGGQGALPEAPPAAIVWIAGLPVALRLALALSAGVVEELFFRGFLQPRLGLAGATCLFVLAHLSYDQPLMLVGITLLSLFYGALVIWRQSLWAAIVAHALFDAVQLLVVIPLALRFVPAGGGG
- a CDS encoding STAS domain-containing protein, with the protein product MKIDVREREGVRVLDIEGKITIGKGDVALREAVHEQLGKGASKMLINLAAVSTIDSSGVGELVSAFTTVTNRGGKLKLVNLPAKVNDILQITQLITVFETFENEEEALRSF